In Chelmon rostratus isolate fCheRos1 chromosome 9, fCheRos1.pri, whole genome shotgun sequence, the following proteins share a genomic window:
- the arl9 gene encoding ADP-ribosylation factor-like protein 9, whose protein sequence is MFGLREAGVLGASVALAGGVAYLIWNYASSSGEKKPEARPTQDGKSAREEEEKGEEAEQTVVVAAAPVVAAEAQKASESKPVESTGTQVLVLGLDGAGKTSLLHCLATGSLEQDMQPTQGFNAVSINRDDLHIEFLEIGGKEVLRPYWQRYMSKALLLVFVVDSSSPERFPLAKRHLHELLASDPRLPLMVLANKQDLPGACSITDLHDALSLSEVGDRRLFLIGTHVKKGDAELSSGVKDAQELIIQMVCDSR, encoded by the exons ATGTTTGGCCTGAGAGAAGCTGGTGTCCTCGGCGCCTCCGTCGCTCTGGCGGGGGGAGTCGCCTATCTTATCTGGAACTACGCGTCCTCCTCCGGGGAGAAGAAACCAGAAGCACGGCCGACTCAAGACGGTAAAAGtgccagagaggaagaggagaaaggagaggaagccGAACAAACTGTTGTGGTCGCTGCTGcgcctgttgttgctgctgaagcTCAGAAAGCATCAGAG tccAAGCCCGTGGAGTCAACGGGGACACAGGTGCTGGTTCTGGGTCTGGATGGAGCCGGTAAGACCAGCCTGCTGCACTGTTTGGCCACCGGCAGCCTGGAGCAGGACATGCAGCCGACACAGGGCTTCAACGCCGTCTCCATCAACAGAGACGACCTGCACATCGAGTTCCTAGAAA ttggAGGTAAAGAGGTGCTGCGGCCATACTGGCAGAGGTACATGTCCAAAGCTCTTTTGCTGGTGTTTGTGGTCGACTCTTCAAGCCCAGAGCGCTTCCCCCTCGCCAAGAGGCATTTACACGAGCTGCTGGCTTCTGACCCCCGCCTGCCTTTAATGGTACTGGCCAACAAGCAG GACCTTCCAGGAGCCTGCAGCATCACTGACCTCCATGacgctctgtctctgtccgaGGTCGGGGACCGCCGGTTGTTCCTCATCGGCACCCATGTGAAGAAGGGAGACGCAGAGCTCAGCTCAGGCGTTAAGGACGCCCAAGAGCTGATCATCCAGATGGTTTGTGACAGCAGATAA
- the srp72 gene encoding signal recognition particle subunit SRP72, giving the protein MASAGVSVASLWTEVNRCGQNGDYTRALKALAKILHENRDDVTALHCKIVCLIQNGSFKEALNVMNTHSKVLGGEVLFEKAYCEYRLNRVESSLKTIEGAPEQTDKLKELYGQVLYRLERYDECKSVYTNLIRNSQDEYEEERKTNLAAVVASMSQWEKAPLEDLGLPESTYELCYNAACALIGQGQLTEALNKLRQAEELCRVSLADDSDVTEEDIESELAVIHSQMAYVMQLQGRTDEALQLYNQVIKLKPSDVGLLAVTANNIITINKDQNVFDSKKKVKLTNAEGVEYKLAKKQLQAIDLNKALLAMYTNQADQCRKLSSSLQSQNPGHPRPVLIQVAQLCREKQHGKAIELLQQFSDQHPESASGIKLTMAQLYLVQGHVTKACDVLRSIEEFKHKSGMISALVTMYSHEEDIDSAIDIFKQAIEHYQSEQPGSAAHLALVREAANFKLKYGRKKEAISDLEQLWKQNTNDIHTLAQLISAYSLVDTDKAKSLSKHLPSADTMAFNVDVDELENSHGATYVRKKAAKVTGENLPKEQGQGEIKKKRKKKKGKLPKNCDPKATPDPERWLPMRERTYYRGKKKGKKKEQIGKGTQGATAGASAELDASKTASSPPTSPRPGSASGSSTAPASNVVPPRQQKPAASGATRKKAPQKKKKGGKGGW; this is encoded by the exons ATGGCGAGCGCAGGGGTCTCGGTCGCTTCGCTGTGGACTGAAGTGAACCGCTGCGGACAGAATGGCGACTACACAAGAGCCCTAAAAGCTCTGGCTAAAA TTTTGCACGAAAACAGGGATGATGTGACGGCCCTTCACTGTAAAATCGTTTGCCTTATTCAGAATGGCAGCTTCAAAGAGGCGCTGAATGTCATGAACACCCATTCAAAAGTGCTCGGCGG TGAGGTTCTGTTTGAAAAGGCGTACTGCGAGTACCGACTGAACAGAGTGGAAAGTTCCCTGAAGACCATTGAAGGTGCTcctgaacagacagacaagctgaAGGAGCTCTACGGTCAAGTG TTGTACAGACTGGAGCGCTACGATGAGTGCAAGTCCGTCTACACAAATCTGATCAGGAACTCCCAGGATGAGtacgaggaggagaggaagaccaACCTGGCTGCTGTGGTGGCTTCGATGAGTCAGTGGGAGAAAGCTCCGTTG GAAGATCTGGGTCTTCCTGAGTCTACGTATGAGCTGTGTTACAATGCTGCctgtgctctgattggacaaGGACAGCTTACAGAGGCCCTCAATAAACTACGGCAAGCAGAGG agCTTTGCAGAGTCTCATTGGCAGATGATTCT GATGTGACCGAGGAGGACATCGAGTCAGAGCTGGCCGTCATCCATTCTCAGATGGCGTATGTCATGCAATTACAAGGTCGGACAGATGAGGCGCTGCAGCTGTACAACCAGGTCATCAAGCTGAA ACCATCGGATGTGGGCCTGCTTGCTGTGACTGCCAACAATATCATCACAATAAACAAG gaCCAAAACGTGTTTGACTCAAAGAAAAAGGTGAAACTGACAAATGCGGAAGGTGTTGAATACAAGCTGGcaaagaagcagctgcaggccaTTGACCTCAACAAAGCCCTCCTGGCCATGTACACTAACCag GCTGACCAGTGCAGGAAGCTGTCATCCAGTCTTCAGTCTCAGAATCCGGGTCACCCGCGGCCGGTCCTCATCCAGGTCGCTCAGCTGTGCAGGGAGAAGCAGCACGGCAAGGCCATAGAGCTGCTCCAG caatTCTCAGACCAACATCCAGAGAGTGCGTCTGGCATCAAACTGACAATGGCACAACTGTATTTAGTCCAAG GTCATGTAACAAAAGCTTGTGATGTCCTGAGGTCCATTGAAGAGTTCAAGCACAAATCAGGGATG ATTTCAGCTCTGGTGACGATGTACTCCCATGAAGAAGACATTGACAGCGCTATCGACATTTTCAAACAAGCTATTGAGCACTACCAGTCTGAACAG CCCGGATCTGCTGCACACTTGGCGCTCGTACGAGAAGCTGCCAATTTCAAACTGAAGTACGGACGGAAAAAAGAAGCCATTAGTGATCTGGAGCAGCTGTGGAA GCAGAACACCAACGACATCCACACGCTGGCACAACTCATCTCGGCGTATTCTCTGGTGGACACGGACAAAGCCAAATC CCTCAGCAAACACCTACCATCTGCAGACACAATGGCCTTCAACGTGGACGTAGACGAGCTGGAGAACTCCCACGGAGCGACCTACGTCAGGAAAAAAGCTGCTAAAGTCACAGGAGAAAACCTCCCCAAAGAACAAGG CCAAGGCGAGAtcaaaaagaagaggaagaaaaagaaag gCAAACTGCCCAAAAACTGCGACCCGAAAGCGACCCCTGACCCCGAGAGGTGGCTGCCCATGAGGGAGCGTACCTACTACAGAGGCaagaagaaggggaagaagaaggagcaaATCGGAAAAGGCACACAGGGAGCGACGGCAGGAGCTTCGGCCGAGCT GGATGCCAGTAAGACGGCCAGCagcccccccacctcccccagACCTGGGTCCGCGTCCGGCTCATCTACGGCCCCCGCCAGCAACGTGGTCCCGCCTCGACAGCAGAAACCTGCAGCCTCGGGGGCCACGCGCAAGAAggcaccacagaagaagaagaagggaggcAAAGGAGGCTGGTAG
- the LOC121611260 gene encoding snRNA-activating protein complex subunit 1-like, translating into MPRLQPFYSEFFYSPLTEDVEELLARFQQADSVRYEEFSAIWREMALSDVFLGITRAGELKRFCRITLATAMKYLLPPYSYQIRVGGLYLLFGFYHTQLAVPPVKIRLPLRDWSQVQKFLKDSVDSGHQDVVYIYQKLVATKAIHYTAMPHFLTFQKQRKPKNEPVCAEFLGRTTAVQELVASDILEEVGNIQSHYEKLKEGTVEVSSQITMTHQDLVARLKACMSEFISWQQKTFSQDNKSKKSVDDEEKPAEAESSSSRARLLSSIKQKSYRSFQQASKSRRHRQADTVESSSSGVEQVQEEALQRKKAPSLRARTWKNLGKKQEESTLQAWLLSAPEQQERVPVKRASQVTPFKP; encoded by the coding sequence ATGCCCCGTTTGCAGCCTTTTTACTCTGAATTCTTCTACAGTCCTCTGACAGAAGATGTGGAGGAACTGCTGGCTCGTTTCCAGCAGGCTGACTCAGTCAGGTATGAGGAGTTTTCAGCCATCTGGAGGGAGATGGCCCTCTCAGATGTCTTTCTCGGTATTACCCGTGCAGGTGAACTGAAGAGATTCTGCAGAATAACGTTGGCCACAGCCATGAAGTACTTGTTGCCTCCGTACAGCTACCAGATTCGTGTAGGAGgcttgtatttgttgtttggtttttaccACACACAACTCGCCGTTCCACCGGTGAAGATTAGACTCCCTTTGCGGGACTGGTCCCAAGTTCAAAAGTTTCTCAAGGACTCTGTGGACTCTGGTCATCAGGATGTTGTTTACATATATCAGAAGCTTGTCGCAACCAAAGCCATACACTACACCGCCATGCCACATTTTCTCACCTTCCAGAAGCAGAGGAAGCCCAAGAATGaacctgtgtgtgcagagtttcttGGGAGGACCACAGCTGTCCAGGAGCTCGTCGCTTCAGACATCCTGGAAGAGGTGGGCAACATCCAGAGCCACTATGAGAAGCTGAAGGAGGGCACCGTGGAGGTCAGCTCCCAGATCACCATGACCCATCAAGACTTAGTCGCCCGCCTGAAAGCCTGCATGTCAGAGTTCATCagctggcagcagaagaccTTCTCACAGGACAACAAAAGCAAGAAGTCTGTTGACGATGAGGAGAAGCCAGCTGAGGCcgagtccagcagcagcagggcccGGCTCCTGTCCTCCATCAAGCAGAAGAGCTACAGAAGCTTCCAGCAGGCATCCAAGTCCAGGAGGCACCGACAGGCCGACACAGTGGAATCCTCCAGCTCAGGGGTGGAGCAGGTCCAGGAGGAAGCTCTGCAGCGGAAGAAGGCGCCCTCACTGCGGGCTCGGACCTGGAAGAATCTCGggaagaagcaggaggagagcaCGCTCCAGGCCTGGCTCCTGAGTGCTCCCGAGCAGCAGGAAAGGGTGCCGGTGAAGAGGGCCAGCCAGGTAACACCTTTCAAACCATGA